In Achromobacter spanius, the following proteins share a genomic window:
- a CDS encoding NAD(P)/FAD-dependent oxidoreductase — MIETTQCDLLVVGAGPAGLAAATLAATLGVDTVLLDEQPAPGGQIYRAITTTPVTDRGILGEDYWHGASLVAPFKQSGARYVPGATVWAVAERTAPQPDKGFEVAYSVAGEARIVHARRLLLATGAQERPFPIPGWTLPGVITAGAAQILLKSAGVVPADRTVLAGSGPLLYLVAWQYLNAGVKIDALLETTPPGRMSQALPKVWGFLRSPYLGKGLKLLRAVKAAVPIMRGVTALEALGNGKLESVRYTAGGVTKTLPAEQLMLHQGVVPNVNLSRAVGAEHRWNDALDCWEPQVDEWGLTSVDGIGMAGDGAGIAGALAAEHRGRLAALQAAHLLGRIDARKRDSEAVAPRDGLARAVRGREFFDALYKAPDAFRRPTGDTIVCRCEEVTAAQVRETVKLGCTGPNQMKAFLRCGMGPCQGRFCGLTVAEIIAEERGVPTQEVGYYRLRFPTKPLTLGELASLPQTDDSRQAVVRLKK; from the coding sequence ATGATCGAAACAACGCAATGCGATTTGCTGGTGGTGGGCGCGGGCCCGGCGGGCCTGGCGGCGGCGACGCTGGCGGCCACGTTGGGCGTGGACACGGTGCTGCTGGATGAACAGCCGGCGCCGGGCGGCCAGATCTATCGCGCCATCACCACCACCCCCGTCACCGACCGGGGCATCCTGGGCGAAGACTATTGGCATGGTGCGTCGCTGGTGGCGCCGTTCAAGCAATCGGGCGCGCGCTACGTGCCGGGCGCCACCGTCTGGGCGGTGGCCGAACGCACCGCGCCGCAGCCCGACAAAGGCTTCGAGGTGGCGTACTCGGTGGCGGGCGAAGCGCGCATCGTGCACGCGCGCCGGCTGCTGCTGGCCACGGGCGCGCAAGAGCGGCCCTTTCCGATTCCGGGCTGGACGCTGCCCGGCGTCATCACCGCGGGCGCGGCGCAGATTCTGCTGAAGTCGGCGGGCGTGGTGCCGGCCGACCGCACGGTGCTGGCGGGCAGCGGCCCGCTGCTTTACCTGGTGGCCTGGCAGTACCTGAATGCGGGCGTGAAGATCGACGCGCTGCTGGAAACCACGCCGCCCGGACGCATGAGCCAGGCGCTGCCCAAGGTGTGGGGGTTCTTGCGCTCGCCTTACCTGGGCAAGGGCTTGAAGCTGCTGCGCGCCGTCAAGGCGGCGGTGCCGATCATGCGCGGCGTCACGGCCTTGGAAGCGTTGGGCAACGGCAAGCTGGAAAGCGTGCGCTACACGGCGGGCGGCGTCACCAAGACCTTGCCCGCCGAACAACTGATGCTGCACCAGGGCGTGGTGCCCAACGTGAACCTGTCGCGCGCCGTGGGCGCCGAACACCGTTGGAACGACGCGCTGGACTGTTGGGAGCCGCAGGTCGATGAATGGGGCCTGACGTCGGTGGACGGCATCGGCATGGCGGGCGATGGCGCGGGGATCGCGGGTGCGCTGGCGGCGGAACACCGGGGCCGGCTGGCTGCCTTGCAGGCCGCGCATCTGCTTGGCCGCATCGACGCCCGTAAACGCGATAGCGAGGCCGTGGCGCCGCGCGACGGGCTCGCCCGTGCCGTCAGGGGCCGCGAGTTCTTCGACGCGCTGTACAAGGCGCCTGACGCATTCCGGCGGCCCACCGGCGACACCATCGTGTGCCGCTGCGAGGAAGTCACCGCCGCGCAAGTGCGCGAGACGGTCAAGCTGGGCTGCACCGGTCCCAACCAGATGAAGGCTTTCCTGCGCTGCGGCATGGGACCGTGCCAAGGGCGCTTCTGCGGGCTGACCGTGGCCGAGATCATCGCCGAGGAACGCGGCGTGCCGACGCAGGAAGTGGGCTATTACCGGCTGCGCTTCCCGACCAAGCCGCTGACCTTGGGAGAACTCGCGTCGCTGCCGCAGACGGATGATTCCCGCCAGGCCGTGGTCCGCTTGAAGAAGTAA
- a CDS encoding ABC transporter ATP-binding protein codes for MTYLVLNRLSKRYGETTAVQELSLSVNRGEFISLLGPSGCGKTTTLQMIAGFVEPTGGSIVLDGRDVSRVPANKRGLGLVFQNYALFPHMTVAENVSFGLEMQRVKKDEREARVADALKLVGLSHLADRHPAQMSGGQQQRVALARALVIRPSVLLLDEPLSNLDAKLREEMQLELRSIQRTIGTTTILVTHDQSEALALSDRIVVMNQGRVEQVAEPFQAYEGPASHFVGGFLGKANVFTPQAEHYENETRARIGEAHIPMAGAAVPQGAVIVRPEKILFSEPAACALPGRMKTRVFQGNHWLCQVDTSVGEVMVIRQNDGVPVPAEGETVHLRWRAQDMCEVASAPRGSAS; via the coding sequence ATGACCTATCTAGTGTTGAACCGCCTTAGCAAGCGCTATGGCGAGACCACCGCCGTGCAAGAGCTGAGCCTGTCCGTGAACCGGGGCGAATTCATTTCGCTGCTGGGGCCCTCGGGTTGCGGCAAGACGACCACCCTGCAAATGATCGCGGGCTTTGTCGAACCCACGGGCGGCAGCATCGTGCTGGACGGCCGTGACGTCAGCCGCGTGCCGGCCAACAAGCGCGGCCTGGGCCTAGTGTTCCAGAACTACGCGCTGTTCCCGCACATGACGGTGGCCGAAAACGTGTCGTTTGGTCTTGAGATGCAGCGGGTCAAGAAGGACGAGCGCGAAGCGCGCGTGGCCGATGCGTTGAAGCTGGTGGGGCTGTCGCACTTGGCGGACCGCCATCCCGCACAGATGTCGGGCGGGCAGCAGCAGCGGGTGGCTTTGGCTCGCGCGCTGGTCATCCGGCCCAGCGTGTTGCTGCTGGATGAACCGCTGTCGAACCTGGACGCCAAGCTGCGCGAGGAAATGCAGTTGGAACTGCGCAGCATCCAGCGCACCATCGGCACCACCACCATCCTGGTCACGCATGATCAGTCCGAGGCGCTGGCGCTGTCGGACCGCATCGTGGTCATGAACCAGGGCCGCGTGGAGCAGGTGGCCGAACCCTTCCAGGCCTACGAAGGGCCGGCCAGCCATTTCGTGGGCGGCTTCCTGGGCAAGGCCAATGTGTTCACGCCCCAGGCCGAGCATTACGAAAACGAAACGCGTGCCCGCATCGGCGAGGCGCATATCCCGATGGCCGGCGCGGCCGTGCCGCAAGGCGCGGTAATCGTGCGGCCTGAAAAAATCCTGTTCTCGGAACCCGCCGCCTGTGCCCTGCCCGGCCGCATGAAGACCCGCGTCTTCCAGGGCAACCACTGGCTATGCCAGGTAGATACGTCGGTGGGCGAAGTGATGGTGATCCGCCAGAACGACGGCGTGCCGGTGCCCGCCGAGGGCGAGACCGTGCATTTGCGCTGGCGCGCGCAAGACATGTGCGAGGTGGCGTCCGCGCCGCGGGGCAGCGCGTCATGA
- a CDS encoding ABC transporter permease — MQFRNGPIGLIFHTLFILFILAPIVMVCAVAFTSEGFISLPTTGLSLRWFRAILDNPRFVEAFWFSLGLGTLSATLAIGLAVPSALALARNRFRGREALVAFFMSPLMIPHVVLGLAFLKFFTTVDLAGTYVGLVVAHVILVMPYALRLVLASATGIDPALERAAQSLGASNWTAFRRVVLPLLLPGVVSGWVIAFITSFDELTMSIFIASPSTTTLPVRIFLHIEDTIDPLVTAVSAVLIYVTIIAIFILDRVVGLEKLFVGKGR, encoded by the coding sequence ATGCAATTTCGAAACGGCCCCATCGGGCTGATCTTCCACACGCTTTTCATCCTCTTCATCCTGGCGCCCATCGTCATGGTGTGCGCGGTGGCGTTCACCTCCGAAGGCTTTATCTCGCTACCCACCACCGGGCTGTCGCTGCGCTGGTTCCGTGCCATTCTGGACAACCCGCGCTTTGTCGAGGCGTTCTGGTTCAGCCTGGGCCTGGGCACGCTGTCGGCCACGCTGGCGATCGGCCTGGCCGTGCCCAGCGCGCTGGCCCTGGCCCGCAACCGGTTCCGTGGCCGCGAGGCACTGGTGGCCTTCTTCATGTCGCCGCTGATGATTCCGCATGTGGTGCTGGGGCTGGCCTTCCTGAAGTTCTTCACCACGGTGGATCTGGCCGGCACCTATGTGGGCCTGGTGGTGGCGCACGTGATATTGGTGATGCCGTACGCGCTGCGCCTGGTGCTGGCGTCGGCCACCGGCATCGACCCCGCGCTGGAGCGCGCCGCGCAGTCGCTGGGCGCGTCCAACTGGACGGCGTTTCGGCGCGTGGTGCTGCCGCTGTTGTTGCCGGGGGTGGTCAGCGGCTGGGTGATCGCCTTCATTACGAGCTTTGACGAATTGACCATGTCGATCTTCATTGCCTCGCCGTCCACGACGACGTTGCCGGTGCGCATCTTCCTGCACATCGAAGACACGATCGACCCGCTGGTCACCGCCGTGTCAGCCGTGCTGATCTACGTGACCATCATCGCCATCTTCATCCTGGACCGCGTGGTCGGTCTGGAAAAGCTGTTTGTAGGAAAGGGACGCTAA
- a CDS encoding NAD(P)/FAD-dependent oxidoreductase encodes MTDEKELAPRAPVHRGIYDAVVIGGGLVGSAIAYGLRRELDHVAVLDEGDVAYRASRGNFGLVWVQSKGMGLPRYGVWTMTSASGWPRLAAQLLDETGVDVHLEQRGGLHALLSDEEVEARGNFMKTLLAQPGMAQYDWKLLDRAEVADLVPGIGPDVRGATWTPVDGIANPLKLLRALHASFAQRVVDYLPRRPAQGIKQRDGVFEVATPGGTVRARKLVLASGLSNKDLGAQVGLDVPVRPQRGQIVVLERTRRMLETPLSTLRQTDEGTWLIGDSQEEAGYVDNLVGLPILGTLADRAVRTLPALRDVRVVRSWAALRVMSKDGFPIYQQSETCPGAFVATCHSGVTLAAAHALNLAPMIVAGKLADDMAPFSTRRFHVQEA; translated from the coding sequence ATGACGGACGAGAAAGAACTGGCGCCCCGCGCGCCCGTGCATCGCGGCATTTATGACGCCGTGGTGATAGGCGGGGGCTTGGTGGGTTCGGCGATCGCTTACGGATTGCGGCGCGAACTGGACCATGTGGCCGTACTGGACGAAGGCGACGTGGCTTACCGCGCGTCACGCGGCAACTTCGGGCTGGTGTGGGTACAGAGCAAGGGCATGGGCCTGCCGCGCTACGGCGTGTGGACGATGACGTCCGCGTCCGGCTGGCCTCGGCTGGCCGCGCAGCTGCTGGATGAGACCGGCGTGGACGTGCATCTGGAGCAGCGCGGCGGTCTGCACGCGCTGCTGAGTGATGAAGAAGTGGAAGCGCGCGGCAACTTCATGAAGACCCTGCTGGCGCAGCCCGGCATGGCGCAATACGACTGGAAGCTGCTGGACCGCGCTGAAGTCGCCGACCTGGTGCCGGGCATCGGCCCCGACGTACGCGGCGCCACGTGGACACCGGTGGATGGCATTGCCAATCCGCTCAAGCTGCTGCGCGCGCTGCATGCGAGTTTTGCACAGCGGGTTGTGGATTACCTGCCGCGCCGTCCGGCGCAAGGCATCAAGCAGCGCGATGGTGTGTTCGAGGTTGCGACGCCGGGCGGCACGGTGCGCGCGCGCAAGCTTGTGCTGGCCTCGGGCCTGTCCAACAAGGACCTGGGCGCGCAAGTTGGCCTGGACGTGCCGGTGCGCCCGCAGCGCGGCCAGATCGTGGTGCTGGAACGCACGCGCCGCATGCTGGAGACGCCGCTATCCACCTTGCGCCAGACCGATGAAGGCACCTGGCTGATCGGCGATTCGCAGGAAGAAGCCGGCTATGTGGATAACCTGGTGGGCCTGCCTATCCTGGGTACGCTGGCTGATCGTGCCGTGCGCACGCTGCCGGCCTTGCGCGACGTGCGCGTGGTGCGCAGCTGGGCGGCGCTGCGCGTGATGTCCAAGGACGGCTTTCCCATTTATCAGCAATCCGAAACGTGCCCCGGCGCCTTCGTCGCCACCTGTCATAGCGGTGTGACGCTGGCCGCCGCGCACGCGCTCAATCTGGCGCCCATGATCGTGGCCGGCAAGCTTGCCGACGACATGGCGCCCTTCTCGACCCGGAGGTTTCATGTTCAAGAGGCTTGA
- a CDS encoding GntR family transcriptional regulator — protein MTRSSERATGPGGARQARGKPESQAPDVDTGGPRYKSIFQTLSQDISAGRYPVMTLLPTEHELCDQFNASRHTIREAIRMLTVAGMVSRRPGVGTRVETARASTRFTQRISQFPDLLQYARNAALLVQDVRTIKLPKRLAESLGCPADKSWLHINSIKTLDDQGTAAASTLIYADPEHSDVRVDVKSRISLLRLIEDHFGDRITEVNQEFSATPINATIAKQLKVEPKTAGFVITRRYYGDGGLLLLATITTFPHDKMKYSMTLNVG, from the coding sequence ATGACCCGATCCTCCGAGCGCGCAACCGGCCCCGGCGGAGCACGGCAAGCGCGTGGCAAGCCCGAATCGCAAGCGCCGGACGTTGATACCGGCGGCCCCCGCTACAAGAGCATTTTTCAAACCTTGTCGCAGGACATCAGCGCCGGCCGCTACCCCGTGATGACGCTGCTGCCCACTGAACACGAGCTTTGCGACCAGTTCAACGCCAGCCGCCACACCATCCGTGAAGCCATCCGCATGCTGACCGTGGCGGGCATGGTGTCGCGCCGCCCCGGCGTGGGCACCCGCGTTGAAACGGCCCGCGCCAGCACGCGTTTCACGCAACGCATCTCGCAATTCCCCGACCTGCTTCAGTACGCGCGCAACGCCGCCCTGCTGGTGCAGGACGTGCGTACCATCAAGCTGCCCAAGCGGCTGGCCGAATCGCTGGGCTGCCCCGCTGACAAGTCCTGGCTGCATATCAACTCCATCAAGACACTCGACGACCAGGGCACCGCCGCGGCCAGCACGCTGATCTACGCGGACCCCGAGCATTCGGACGTGCGCGTGGACGTCAAATCACGCATATCGCTACTGCGCCTGATCGAAGACCATTTCGGTGACCGCATCACCGAGGTCAACCAGGAGTTCTCGGCCACGCCCATCAACGCCACCATCGCCAAGCAGCTCAAGGTGGAACCCAAGACGGCGGGCTTCGTCATCACCCGCCGCTACTACGGCGATGGCGGCTTGCTGCTGCTGGCCACCATCACCACCTTCCCGCACGACAAGATGAAGTACTCCATGACCCTCAACGTGGGGTAG
- a CDS encoding ABC transporter permease, with protein MSTRTNPWVLSAPALVVYATFLVVPMALVFLISFFDFQFYGGMQATFTWKNYFEIFSDGYYYEIYARTFGVAAAVTVACLILGTAEAYVLSRMANPWKGLFLMVVLGPLLISVVVRTLGWALLFGSTGLISKVLMGIGLTSTPVDLMYSNLGVGIALTHVLVPFMVISVWASLQRINPATEAAALSLGASQFTVIRRVIVPQVMPGILSGAIMVFAMAASSFATPAIIGGRRLKNVATAAYDEFLNTLNWPLGAALAVVLLLATVVVLLSANRIIERKYGAVFNQAGG; from the coding sequence ATGAGCACGCGCACCAACCCCTGGGTACTGAGCGCGCCGGCGCTGGTGGTGTACGCCACCTTCCTGGTGGTGCCGATGGCGCTGGTGTTCCTGATCAGCTTTTTCGACTTCCAGTTCTACGGCGGCATGCAGGCCACGTTTACCTGGAAGAACTACTTTGAAATCTTCAGCGACGGCTACTACTACGAGATCTACGCGCGCACGTTCGGCGTGGCGGCCGCCGTGACCGTGGCCTGCCTGATTCTGGGCACGGCCGAAGCGTATGTCTTGTCGCGCATGGCCAACCCGTGGAAGGGCTTGTTCCTGATGGTGGTGTTGGGGCCGCTCTTGATTTCGGTGGTGGTGCGCACGCTGGGCTGGGCGCTGTTGTTCGGTTCCACCGGCCTGATCAGCAAGGTGCTGATGGGCATCGGCCTGACCTCGACGCCCGTGGACCTGATGTACAGCAACCTGGGCGTGGGCATTGCGCTGACGCACGTGCTGGTGCCCTTCATGGTGATTTCGGTGTGGGCGTCCTTGCAGCGGATCAACCCGGCCACGGAAGCCGCCGCGCTGTCGTTGGGCGCGTCGCAGTTCACCGTGATCCGCCGCGTGATCGTGCCGCAGGTGATGCCGGGCATTCTGTCGGGCGCCATCATGGTGTTTGCGATGGCGGCAAGTTCCTTCGCCACGCCGGCCATCATCGGCGGGCGGCGGCTGAAGAACGTGGCCACCGCTGCCTACGACGAATTCCTGAACACGCTGAACTGGCCCCTGGGCGCGGCCCTGGCGGTGGTGCTGCTGCTGGCGACCGTGGTGGTGTTGCTGTCGGCCAACCGCATCATCGAACGCAAGTACGGCGCCGTCTTCAACCAGGCCGGAGGCTGA
- a CDS encoding ABC transporter substrate-binding protein codes for MSKVLAVLAAATVAAGLSANAMAQQKLVVAGYGGSFEDIMRKDIFPPFAKQHGIELDYVAGNSTNTVARLQAQKSNQQIDVAIIDDGPMYQAIALGFCAPIKGLPADDLYSTARYKDDKAVAIGIVATGIMYNKKAFEEKKWAPPTSWKDLKDPKYKKLLVVPPLNNTYGLHAVVEYAREGGGGEKNIDAGFTTFKNEIGPNVLVYEPSPGKMTELFSSGQALISVWGSGRAKSFADTGFPVGFVYPQEGAYALLSSVCPVAKSNANPAAQAFVQYLVSPEVQEKLASAYGYGPVNKKAKVTDDPRVPLPIGKRAADLIVIDWDTVNQNRDEWNKRWTREVER; via the coding sequence ATGAGCAAGGTACTTGCAGTACTCGCAGCGGCAACGGTAGCCGCAGGGCTCAGCGCCAACGCCATGGCGCAGCAGAAGTTGGTGGTGGCAGGTTATGGCGGCTCGTTCGAAGACATCATGCGCAAGGACATCTTCCCGCCCTTCGCCAAGCAGCACGGCATTGAACTGGACTATGTGGCCGGCAATTCCACCAACACGGTGGCGCGCCTGCAAGCGCAGAAAAGCAATCAGCAGATAGACGTGGCCATCATTGATGACGGCCCCATGTACCAAGCCATCGCGCTGGGATTTTGTGCCCCCATCAAGGGCCTGCCCGCTGACGACCTCTACAGCACCGCGCGCTACAAGGACGACAAGGCAGTGGCCATCGGCATCGTGGCCACCGGCATCATGTACAACAAGAAGGCTTTCGAAGAGAAGAAGTGGGCCCCGCCCACGTCCTGGAAAGACCTGAAGGACCCCAAGTACAAGAAGCTGTTGGTGGTGCCGCCGCTGAACAACACCTATGGGCTGCACGCCGTGGTGGAGTACGCCCGCGAGGGTGGCGGCGGTGAAAAGAATATCGACGCCGGCTTCACCACCTTCAAGAATGAAATCGGCCCCAACGTGCTGGTCTATGAACCGTCCCCGGGCAAGATGACCGAGCTGTTCTCCAGCGGCCAGGCGCTGATTTCCGTGTGGGGCAGCGGCCGCGCCAAGTCGTTCGCCGACACCGGCTTCCCGGTGGGCTTCGTGTACCCGCAGGAAGGCGCCTACGCCTTGCTGTCGTCCGTGTGCCCGGTGGCCAAGTCCAACGCCAACCCGGCCGCGCAGGCCTTCGTGCAGTACCTGGTGTCGCCCGAGGTGCAGGAAAAGCTGGCGTCCGCCTATGGCTACGGCCCCGTCAACAAGAAGGCCAAGGTCACCGACGACCCGCGTGTGCCGCTGCCGATTGGCAAGCGCGCCGCCGACCTCATCGTGATCGACTGGGACACCGTCAACCAGAACCGCGACGAATGGAACAAGCGCTGGACGCGCGAAGTCGAGCGTTGA
- a CDS encoding (2Fe-2S)-binding protein — protein MFKRLDEAQRQTQSAPVRVTVNGAELQCRPGDTVAAALFAGGVSACRDTAVNEVPRGPYCMMGVCYDCLVTIDGQANQQGCMTAVREGMKIERQLGARKVQA, from the coding sequence ATGTTCAAGAGGCTTGACGAGGCGCAGCGCCAGACGCAAAGCGCACCCGTGCGCGTGACGGTCAATGGGGCCGAACTGCAATGCCGGCCAGGCGATACGGTGGCGGCGGCGTTGTTCGCGGGCGGCGTGTCGGCCTGTCGCGACACGGCGGTGAACGAAGTGCCGCGCGGCCCCTATTGCATGATGGGGGTGTGCTACGACTGCCTGGTCACCATTGATGGCCAGGCGAACCAGCAGGGCTGCATGACGGCCGTGCGCGAGGGCATGAAGATCGAGCGCCAGTTGGGCGCGCGCAAGGTGCAGGCATGA
- a CDS encoding hydantoinase B/oxoprolinase family protein — MNKPDNAKPDNAKPDHSNTVVALADPIGMEVFCNRLLSITEDMNNTLVRASFSTNIKERKDCSVALFDAAGRLVAQGTQIPLHLGSLDGAMGAILRTYPVDDIREGDVFICNDPYLADGSHLPDINIVTPVFWDGVLRFFAANIAHHSDVGGAVPGSIAGGLKSIFEEGIRIPACRIARHGQNDEDMLRLICANTRDPEERVLDLRVQMATNRRGAAAVQGLIRQMGLDAVLRSVDDVIAYTRRRLLNRIAELQAGSYTFRSDLDDDGMGGDPVPIQVTLTVSHDNLHFDFEGSGKQARGAMNLPINALRACVYYAVKALLDPDLAPNAGLFDPITLSAPVGTITNPEHPAAVGARSITAQKVAGAIFGAFRGLLPPEKTMASSNDCCPAIVFSGRWRERAGHFVYLETLGGGAGARFDADGMDAVHVHMTNTSNLPVEALENEYPLLMDEYAMIQDSGGPGRTRGGMAIAKQIRAVGPGIVFSARSDSHTVGVAAGVDGGGDGRRARLVRNFGTPQEEELFSKTANIALAAGESVRIETPGGGGYGPPAERTQARIAQDLADGKISLDAARTAYGMRGVRAADGAGATTPR, encoded by the coding sequence ATGAATAAGCCCGACAACGCTAAGCCCGACAACGCCAAGCCCGACCATTCCAATACCGTCGTGGCGCTGGCCGACCCCATCGGCATGGAGGTGTTCTGCAACCGCCTGCTCTCCATTACCGAGGATATGAACAACACGCTGGTGCGCGCGTCGTTCTCCACCAACATCAAGGAACGCAAGGATTGCTCGGTGGCCTTGTTCGACGCGGCCGGCAGGCTGGTTGCGCAGGGCACGCAGATTCCGCTGCACCTGGGTTCGCTGGACGGGGCCATGGGCGCGATCTTGCGCACGTACCCGGTGGATGACATCCGCGAGGGCGACGTGTTCATCTGCAACGACCCCTATCTGGCCGATGGCAGCCACCTGCCCGACATCAACATCGTCACCCCCGTATTCTGGGACGGCGTGCTGCGCTTCTTCGCCGCCAACATCGCGCACCATTCGGACGTGGGCGGCGCGGTGCCCGGGTCCATCGCGGGCGGCTTGAAGTCGATCTTCGAGGAAGGCATCCGCATCCCCGCCTGCCGCATCGCGCGCCACGGCCAGAACGATGAAGACATGCTGCGCCTGATCTGCGCCAACACCCGCGACCCCGAAGAGCGCGTGCTGGACCTGCGCGTGCAGATGGCCACCAACCGCCGTGGCGCGGCCGCCGTGCAAGGCCTGATCCGCCAGATGGGGCTGGACGCCGTGCTGCGTTCGGTGGACGACGTCATCGCCTACACGCGCCGCCGCCTGCTCAACCGCATCGCCGAACTGCAAGCGGGCAGCTACACCTTTCGCAGCGATCTGGATGACGACGGCATGGGCGGCGACCCCGTGCCCATCCAGGTGACGCTGACCGTCAGCCACGACAACCTGCACTTTGATTTCGAAGGCTCCGGCAAGCAGGCGCGCGGCGCGATGAACCTGCCGATCAATGCCCTGCGCGCCTGCGTGTACTACGCCGTGAAAGCGCTGCTGGACCCTGACCTTGCACCCAACGCCGGCCTGTTCGACCCCATCACGCTGTCGGCGCCGGTGGGCACCATCACCAACCCCGAGCATCCGGCCGCCGTGGGCGCGCGGTCCATCACCGCGCAGAAAGTCGCGGGCGCGATCTTCGGTGCGTTCCGTGGCCTGCTGCCGCCGGAAAAGACCATGGCGTCCAGCAATGACTGCTGCCCCGCCATCGTGTTTTCAGGCCGCTGGCGCGAGCGCGCGGGCCACTTCGTTTACTTGGAAACCTTGGGCGGTGGAGCGGGTGCGCGCTTCGATGCGGACGGCATGGACGCCGTGCATGTGCACATGACCAACACCTCGAACCTGCCCGTGGAAGCGCTGGAAAACGAATACCCCTTGCTGATGGACGAGTACGCCATGATCCAGGACTCGGGCGGCCCAGGCCGCACGCGCGGCGGCATGGCGATTGCCAAGCAGATTCGCGCGGTGGGCCCAGGCATCGTGTTCTCGGCGCGGTCGGATAGCCACACGGTGGGCGTGGCGGCGGGCGTGGATGGTGGCGGCGACGGGCGGCGTGCCCGGCTGGTGCGCAACTTCGGCACGCCGCAAGAGGAAGAACTGTTTTCCAAGACCGCCAACATTGCGCTGGCGGCCGGCGAAAGCGTGCGCATCGAAACGCCCGGTGGTGGCGGCTATGGGCCGCCGGCCGAACGCACCCAGGCACGCATTGCGCAAGACCTCGCCGACGGCAAGATCAGCTTGGATGCGGCACGCACGGCCTACGGTATGCGAGGCGTGCGCGCGGCCGACGGCGCAGGGGCAACTACCCCACGTTGA